A single genomic interval of Lathyrus oleraceus cultivar Zhongwan6 chromosome 7, CAAS_Psat_ZW6_1.0, whole genome shotgun sequence harbors:
- the LOC127102661 gene encoding uncharacterized protein LOC127102661, whose product MKTTSANTKKRSSSVKTSSVKCPKSEDSQHFSVTLHHGGEFYRVFEEEIIYRGGTDTTVNGIPVSNWNMDNIEKLLSRLGYKADCVRVWTKVLEIQDGFFLIRKDDDVVDDFALYFSAMNVKGDLYVEHSTGNMDPADREPKCVNDDDHPPDNGIDGLDEEKVEGLDDSEDERATAYFDGFEGIDVTKPIREEPNNSMEEPNKSMDSDDVYYSDELNSSDPDDSCDEERPKYARFRKEHLNKDFIFKWGMEFNTLDDFRAAIREWSVLNGREISFVKNEGDRVRVVCKHKCGFLVLCSKVGHKETFAIKTLVHKHTCARVLNNKSASSKWVAKHVVKRMQTSDTVRIRDIIQDMRQTYSVGITVAKAWRAKLIAKKIIEGDADNQYASIWRYAEELRRVNHGNTVKINVERPSPSIQPRFGSFYFCFDGCKKGFIHGCRPFVGVDGCHLKTKYGGQLLIAVGRDANDQYFPLAFGVVENETKESWRWFIQLLMEDIGQDRRYVFISDQQKGLVAVFEE is encoded by the exons atgaagacAACCTCAGCGAATACGAAGAAGCGATCCAGCTCAGTGAAGACGAGCTCAGTGAAGTGTCCAAAGTCCGAG GATTCACAACACTTTAGTGTTACACTCCACCATGGGGGTGAATTTTACAGGGTTTTTGAAGAAGAAATTATATACAGAGGGGGTACGGATACGACAGTTAATGGGATACCTGTTTCAAATTGGAACATGGATAACATTGAGAAGTTGTTGAGTAGGTTAGGGTATAAGGCTGATTGTGTTAGGGTATGGACAAAAGTTTTAGAAATTCAAGATGGTTTTTTTCTGATTAGGAaagatgatgatgttgttgatgattttgctCTATACTTTAGTGCAATGAATGTGAAAGGAGATTTGTATGTTGAACATAGTACTGGGAACATGGACCCTGCTGATAGGGAACctaaatgtgtgaatgatgatgaccACCCCCCTGATAATGGAATTGATGGGTTAGATGAGGAGAAGGTAGAGGGGTTAGATGACAGTGAAGATGAAAGAGCTACTGCTTACTTTGATGGTTTTGAAGGAATAGATGTTACTAAGCCTATTAGGGAGGAGCCCAATAACAGTATGGAGGAGCCCAATAAGAGTATGGATTCAGATGATGTATACTATAGTGATGAGTTAAATAGTTCTGACCCAGATGATTCTTGTGATGAAGAAAGGCCCAAGTATGCTAGGTTTAGGAAAGAGCATCTAAACAAAGACTTTATATTCAAGTGGGGTATGGAATTCAACACACTTGATGACTTTAGGGCAGCTATCCGTGAGTGGTCAGTGCTTAATGGGAGGGAAATTTCTTTTGTGAAAAATGAGGGAGATAGGGTAAGGGTGGTGTGTAAGCATAAATGTGGGTTTTTAGTCTTATGCTCTAAGGTGGGCCACAAGGAGACTTTTGCTATAAAAACACTTGTACATAAGCACACATGTGCTAGGGTTTTGAACAACAAGTCTGCTAGCTCAAAGTGGGTGGCCAAGCATGTGGTAAAGAGGATGCAAACTTCTGATACAGTCAGGATAAGAGACATCATCCAAGATATGAGGCAAACATATTCTGTGGGTATTACTGTTGCAAAAGCATGGAGGGCTAAGCTAATTGCCAAGAAGATAATTGAAGGTGATGCTGACAATCAGTATGCTTCCATATGGAGGTATGCAGAAGAACTAAGAAGGGTAAACCATGGCAACACTGTGAAGATAAATGTAGAAAGACCTAGTCCATCCATACAACCAAGGTTTGGGTcattttatttctgttttgatggCTGTAAGAAAGGCTTTATTCATGGATGCAGACCATTTGTGGGGGTTGATGGATGTCACTTAAAGACCAAGTATGGTGGACAGTTACTTATTGCTGTAGGCAGGGATGCTAATGATCAATACTTCCCTTTGGCATTTGGTGTGGTTGAAAATGAAACAAAGGAGAGTTGGAGATGGTTTATACAACTACTAATGGAGGACATTGGTCAGGATAGAAGATATGTATTTATCTCTGATCAACAGAAG GGACTTGTGGCTGTATTTGAAGAATAG
- the LOC127107045 gene encoding uncharacterized protein LOC127107045, translating into MWPEVEMEPPLPPAYKNGPGRPKKIRIRESGEDGARKRRSGVAYKCTKCDNFGHNAMTCKATTQDPNALKRKRKPKKGHVPTATDMPTANDMPTASDMPAPTATDMTVPTNVPVPTDPQPPTDMPVPTIMSQTGSSVAASITKQSRKRVEKKPIIKRRQSERIKLSWFKRPITGEGISSDKPITLPENEDIPTSK; encoded by the exons ATGTGGCCAGAAGTTGAGATGGAACCACCTCTACCACCTGCATATAAAAATGGTCCTGGTAGACCTAAGAAGATTAGGATAAGAGAAAGTGGAGAGGATGGTGCAAGGAAGAGAAGATCTGGTGTTGCATATAAGTGCACCAAATGTGATAATTTTGGTCACAATGCTATGACTTGTAAGGCTACCACTCAGGATCCCAATGCACTTAAAAGAAAG AGAAAACCTAAAAAAGGACATGTGCCAACTGCAACTGATATGCCAACTGCAAATGATATGCCAACTGCATCTGATATGCCTGCCCCAACTGCAACTGATATGACTGTTCCAACAAATGTGCCTGTTCCAACTGATCCACAGCCTCCAACTGATATGCCTGTTCCAACTATTATGAGTCAAACAGGATCTAGTGTGGCTGCCTCAATCACAAAACAATCCAGAAAAAGGGTTGAAAAAAAACCTATCATCAAAAGAAGGCAAAGTGAGAGGATCAAGTTGAGTTGGTTTAAAAGACCCATAACAGGTGAAGGAATATCTAGTGACAAACCAATTACCCTACCAGAAAATGAAGACATACCCACTTCAAAATGA